The DNA region CACGAAAGCAAAATTCGATCTGGAACCTGGTTCTATAATAAAGAAGTACTTCTTCACCCGAAAGTGAGGGGTCTGTAGAGAAGAATAGTTTCTTCTTGCCATTCGGCATCTGCCAGATGACAAGTCTAACTTTACAGCTGAGTGCCTTGGAACAGGCTATCAAAGTATAAGCTGTTCCTTCTATATCTTTCATCTCCATCTTCTCCATTCGAGTGAGGTCAAGATTCTTCATATCAATCTTGCCATCCTTGGTCTTGGGGCGACCACGTTTTCCAGTACGTGGACCAGCATAGACATAAAAGAGACAAGCATTGTCACGAAAGCGGCTTATCAAAGAGAACCCTTCTTTCTTTATCCCATTAACAAATGTACTTGTAGAGAAGTAAGCATCTGCAACTATGAGGGTTGAGAGTTTGAGAAGTTCCTTGCGGTAACGCTTAATGACGCCGATATAGAAATCTACCATAGTCTTGCTTCTAAGACTCAGTTCTTTATTACTTAGCGACTGGTGTGCTTTTAACATCATGCAGTCTTTGGCATCAATATCAATGAGGCCAATACCCATGATTTCGAGACCATGTTTAACAGACTGTGCACATCCCGACCAAAAACGACCGATATGTGGAGTCTTCTTGCCAGCTTTGCTGATGTAGCTGGGATCAATGGCAATAGCCCATCTTCCCTGTTTACCAAAGAAGCGCTTGGCAAGTGAGACATTAAGTTTGAGCCAGTCAATGCTTTTCGACTTTTTTAAGCCGAATGCGTTGCGATAGGTTTGCTCAACATGCGAGCCATACCTCCCCATTTGGGTGAAATTTATCTTTCTTGGTATTACCATGAACAAAATTATCACCTCGATGAGTATTTTCTCGAAACTTTTTGTTAACTTTGCAGCCGAATCTTCAACTGCATCTTTAAAGATATCCATATATTGGTCAAGTCCTGTATTTATATAATTTTGCGTTTGTCGTGATTTGCAAAGTTACTGAAAACCAGTGACTTGACCAACTTTTTATAGTTAAGTTTTCATAAGCATTTCTTAATATAAGTTATTGATTTATAGACGATTAAATGTTAATTTAACGCAGTATTGATAAAACAATAGTTCGTTAATAATTCAATAATGTGCTAAGCAGCTATACGCTGTAAGCACGAGAGATCTTTGAAAATCTTGCTAATTAAAGTTCGGTTCGGGGTGTACCCGCTTGCTTTAAAAATTCGTTTCACCAGATAAATGTTGGTCATCAGTGACTTGAATGAAGACATAGAATATTTCATTCCCATCTCCTTCATAGTTACCTTGGCAACATTTAGTGATGTGAACGAAGCATTGAAAGCAAAATCGAGTTTCCACTTATCGCGAGCCTGGCAGTCCATAAGACCAGTATAGCCTTTGGCGTCACGAAAGCAAAATTCGATCTGGAACCTGGTTCTATAATAAAGAAGTACTTCTTCACCCGAAAGTGAGGTGTCTGTAGAGAAGAATAGTTTCTTCTTGCCATTCGGCATCTGCCAGATGACAAGTCTAACTTTACACCTGAGTGCCTTGGAATAGGCTATCAAAGTATAAGCTGTTCCTTCTATATCTTTCATCTCCATCTTCTCCATTCGAGTGAGGTCAAGATTCTTCATATCAATCTTGCCATCCTTGGTCTTTGGGCGACCACGTTTTCCAGTACGTGGACCAGCATAGACATAAAAGAGACAAGCATTGTCACGAAAGCGGCTTATCAAAGAGAACCCTTCTTTCTTTATCCCATTAACAAATGTACTTGTAGAGAAGTAAGCATCTGCAACTATGAGGGTTGAGAGTTTAAGAAGTTCCTTGCGGTAACGCTTAATGACGCTGATATAGAAATCTACCATAGTCTTGTTTCTAAGACTCAGTTCTTTATTACTTAGCGACTGGTGTGCTTTTAACATCATGCAGTCTTTGGCATCAATATCAATGAGGCCAATACCCATGATTTCGAGACCATGTTTAACAGACTGTGCACATCCCGACCAAAAACGACCGATATGTGGAGTCTTCTTGCCAGCTTTGCTGATGTAGCTGGGATCAATGGCAATAGCCCATCTTCCCTGTTTACCAAAGAAGCGCTTGGCAAGTGAGACATTAAGTTTGAGCCAGTCAATGCTTTTCGACTTTTTTAAGCCGAATGCGTTGCGATAGGTTTGCTCAACATGCGAGCCATACCTCCCCATTTGGGTGAAATTTATCTTTCTTGGTATTACCATGAACAAAATTATCACCTCGATGAGTATTTTCTCGAAACTTTTTGTTAACTTTGCAGCCGAATCTTCAACTGCATCTTTAAAGATATCCATATATTGGTCAAGTCCTGTATTCATATAATTTTGCGTTTGTCGTGATTTGCAAAGTTACTGAAAATCAGCGACTTGACCAACTTTTTATAGTTAAGTTTTCATAAGAATTTCTTAATATAAGTTATTGATTTACAGACGATTAAATATTAATTTAACGCAGTATTGATAAAAAGATATAAAAAGAAAATCAAAGAGCTATGATTTATTCCATATCCCTTTGATTTTCATTGAAAATTATTGTTTACTTGATAACAACCTTTCTTGTTGTACCATCAGCCATCTTGATGATGTTGATACCCTTCTGCAAGGTGTTGATCTTCATACCATTGATAGTGTAGATACCATTTACAGCACTTGCTGATGGACGGTTCTCGATGTTCTCGATGCCAGTAGCAGCAAACTGCTCGTAAGCCTCAACCTCTGCCAAAGAAGGATAGAAGTATGGATTCAAGTTACAGATCACTGCGATATACTTAGTCTCCTCGAAGTCTGGCAAGATGTACTCCAACTCAGAAACCTCCCCCAGGTCTGTGAATGTCTTCACGCGCTTCAAGTTATTGATATCGTTACCTACAGCGATGCTGATCTCCTTGTTTACGATACCTGCTTCATCGTTATCATTTGTACCCTTGTTGTTGTTAGGGATGTGGATAGCAACCTTAGAGAGATTCCAAGACTTGCCATCTGGAGCTGTAAAGATAGCCCATGTGTCATCTTTATGAGTAGAAGGATCCTGGATTACTTCAAGAGTCTCAGTAGCCTTGTCACCATCTGTCAAGCCAGGGATATCGTACTTGTCGAAAGTAACACCGAATCCACCATCACCCTGATAGTGACGAACCTCAGCAGTAGCACCTGTCAAGATGTTAGGCTGTGTATTAGAGTCGATGTTAATATTCACAACACGCTCCTTGTATGTACCACCATTATCTACTGTGATAGTGAGTTGCTCAACACCCATCTTCATAACTGCTGTTACAGGGATAGTGAATGTGCAGTTAGCCTGGTCCTCTGTGATAGTACCAACCTTCAAACCAGCAGTTGACTTCACGCGGCAAGAGAATTTAGGATCTCTTGGATCACCATTCAAGTCGTAAGTTAATACGATGTTCTGTGTCTCACCAGCGTTCATCTTCATCTCAGAAGAAGGAACCGAAATAGACATATTGTTGTCCTCAGAACCATATACCTCAAACTCCCAAATACGGAGAGTACCGTTAGCCTCAGGAATCAACTTCACATAACGTGCCTTGAAAGGAGGAATGTAGTCGGTCTTGATGCTCTCGCTTACACGATTTTCAGCATCAACCACTGTTGTCCAGGTCTCACCGTCGTTAGACAGCTGAATCTTATAGTTGTTGATCTGGTCAACACCACTCTCAGGACCAGAGTTACCATCATAGATACGGAAACCATAGATACGATATGCGCTCTGGCAATCGAAGATAGCCCAACGGTCGCTCTGCAATGTACACCACTTATCACTGGTATCGTATGGATAAGTTACACCATCGATAATCTTCCAAGGTGTCTCTGTATAGTTGGTAGAGTTAGAGAAGCCAACCACTTTCTTGTCTTTTACTACATTGAAAACAGTTGCAGCGTCTTCTTTAGCAATAACGTCGATAACTTGCTTAGTGGTTTCAGAAGTACCAACAACGTTAGTAACCTTTACAGTAACTTTCATCTTACCAGGCTTCTTAGCTACTACGAAGATAGTCTCCTCATTAGTAGGAGTACCTGGCTTGAACTCCAAGCCCTCTGGCAAAATCCACTCCCAAGCAGTAGGTTTACCAGTACCCTTAGCTGTGATAGATGTAGTTTCACCTACTTCGAGGTAGCTCTTACCCAAAGAGAAGGTAACTACAGGAGCAGTACCCTTAGGATAGTCGAGTTTGATGCTCTTAGCAGGCTGCTGCTTCATATCCTTCATTACAGGAACAACTTCCATCTCGAGGAAATTATCTACGCCATTACGAACGAATGTAGGAACATAGAAAGCCTCGCCACGAGTCTGACCTACCAAAGTGCGCTCGCCATTTTCATACTTCTTATAGATATCGAAGTGATCGAAGTCGTCGTTATAGGTATAATCCCATGTCAAACGAACATCACTCTTTTCTGCACCGAGAGTAGTTGTAGATGCAAGGTTCTCAACAGTAACGCTTGCAGGAGCATAAGCTGCTGGCAACACAGCGAGTTCACCGAGTTTCAGCTGATAGTAAGGAACCTCAGTCTCACCCTTCATGTTGAGGGCAATCATATAGATGGTCTTGCCATTGAGTGAAGCCAAGTCATAGTCGGCGATGGTCCAGCCATTCTTCTCTGTCACGGTAGCATCGGTCAGAGTCACGTCAGGAGTTGTAGAACTCTCTGTAGCCAACTTCATCTCAAGTGTACCAGGAGTTGTAGTCTTGTAAACGAGACGGAGAGTACCACCTGCTGTTACAGGAATCATAGTCTTGTAGAGACGCATGAGGTGATCACCTGTTGTCAAGCTACCGCTCACCTCCATGCTTGAACCATAGTTATAAGCATCATCCCAGTTGATAGAAGCAGACAAGTTTCCCTTGTTCTCAATCCACCAGCGCCATGTAGGCATGATGCTCTGTACACCACTATGATACCAGTCTTGTGTACCTTCTTTCTTACCCTCTACGAAGCGGTGCTTACCTACACCTACGCAGAATGAGCTAACGAAAGGCATATTAGTGATAGTAGAACGCTCCAATACACGGTTGGAAATTCCTGGCCAAGATGTGGTAGATGTGACTGTTGGGTCACCTTCCTGATTTACCCACATCTGCTCTTCATTTTTAAAGGTTTTCTGAATAGCAGCATATGCGCTTGGACCTGTATCATCACTACCAAGAAGGTTCTTTACATTATCCTTCCAGATACGCTCCTCTGGGCAGAACAAGTCAATAGAACCTACGTGGCCGGTCGTTGGCATAGATCTGTTGAGGTAATAACTGAATCCGGTATGACCACTATTTACCACCTGGATACCTGCATAGATCTTAGAGAAAGTCTCTTCCTTTGTACAGCCCAGCTGGCTTGCCTGATCACGATAATCGCCATTAGCTCCATACTCCAAGAACTGAGAAGTATTCTTATGTGACTTCAGAATGGTTGGACTTGGTGAACCAGATGCATCGTACCACTGGATTTCCATGTGGCTATTGCCGTCTGCATCAGCGAGTGCATTAAACTCTTTGATGAAACCAGCCCATTCTGAGAGAGTAGAGCCACCAGACTCCTGGTTGATAAACCAACCATCGAAGCCCATATACTTAGCGATTTCATACAATTTCTTGGCAAAGATGTAAGAGCCATTCTCCTTGGTAAGCATTTCACGAACCCAAGCCTGGTTTCCTCCGAAAGCATAAGGAGGGAAGAATATCTGACCGAGAGATTTCACACCACTCTGGTGAGCAGCATCTGTAGATGGTGCTGGTGGAGGAATAATAATACCCTCGCTGGCAGAACCTGCCCAATAAACGAGTTTATCCATATACTGCCAGTAAGTTGGCTGGTATCCCAAGAAGTTGTTAGCACCCTGAGATGGGCAAGAACTACATGTAGGGAAAAGAATGGTTGCATTACATACCTGTCCCTCATAGAACTGGTTTTTATTGGCTTTCATCAAGGTAGGCTCCTTGAAACGTTTTGCCAATGGCACCTTAGAACGGTTGAACTTGGCATTCTTGTCAGTTTCTGGGGACCAGTTCTTGACGTGTTCCGGATGCCAGCAACCACCATAAGGCTGTTGAGCACTTGCTGTACCTCCAAATATAATGGAGAGCATTGCAACGCTAAAAAGTCGATTTAGTCTCATACTTTAAAGGTTTAAGTTAATATTGTATAGTTAATAATTTATTTTCTGCTTTTGAGTATCTCGCCGTTTTTGAGAATTTTTCCTCGTTTTTAGCTGTTTTCTGCACTTATAACAAGAATAAAAACCAAAATACTTAGTCAAAATGCATTTTTTTATTTTTTTATTCAAAAAAATACCGCTATAGCTATGCTCACGCAAAACTATAGCGGTTTTAATAAACCTAAACTAAACCTCAATAGTTCGTTAATAATTCAATAATGTACTAAGCAGCTGTACGCTGTAAGCACGAGAGATCTTTGAAAATCTTGCTAATTAAAGTTCGGTTCGGGGTGTACCCGCTTGCTTTAAAAATTCGTTTCACCAGATAAATGTTGGTCATCAGTGACTTGAATGAAGACATAGAATATTCCATTCCCATCTCCTTCATAGTTACCTTGGCAACATTTAGTGATGTGAACGAAGCATTGAAAGCAAAATCGAGTTTCCACTTATCGCGAGCCTGGCAGTCCATAAGACCAGTATAGCCTTTGGCGTCACGAAAGCGGCTTATCAAAGAGAACCCTTCTTTCTTTATCCCATTAACAAATGTACTTGTAGAGAAGTAAGCATCTGCAACTATGAGGGTTGAGAGTTTGAGAAGTTCCTTGCGGTAACGCTTAATGACGCCGATATAGAAATCTACCATAGTCTTGTTTCTAAGACTCAGTTCTTTATTACTTAGCGACTGGTGTGCTTTTAACATCATGCAGTCTTTGGCATCAATATCAATGAGGCCAATACCCATGATTTCGAGACCATGTTTAACAGACTGTGCACATCCCGACCAAAAACGACCGATATGTGGAGTCTTCTTGCCAGCTTTGCTGATGTAGCTGGGATCAATGGCAATAGCCCATCTTCCCTGTTTACCAAAGAAGCGCTTGGCAAGTGAGACATTAAGTTTGAGCCAGTCAATGCTTTTCGACTTTTTTAAGCCGAATGCGTTGCGATAGGTTTGCTCAACATGCGAGCCATACCTCCCCATTTGGGTGAAATTTATCTTTCTTGGTATTACCATGAACAAAATTATCACCTCGATGAGTATTTTCTCGAAACTTTTTGTTAACTTTGCAGCCGAATCTTCAACTGCATCTTTAAAGATATCCATATATTGGTCAAGTCCTGTATTCATATAATTTTGCGTTTGTCGTGATTTGCAAAGTTACTGAAAATCAGCGACTTGACCAACTTTTTATAGTTAAGTTTTCATAAGAATTTCTTAATGTAAGTTATTGATTTACAGACGATTAAATGTTAATTTAACGCAGTATTGAAACCTAAAAACAACTTTTTTTAGATAAATAATACATCTTAACCTAACATCAATTTATAGCCTTATTGATAAATCTGCTTTTTATGAAATACACCGTTTTTCATAAAAAAATCAATATGTTTTCTGAAGATTCTACTTGATAATATTGGTACGGCGGATGAAGTCGATGATTTCCGGTACATAACCGAAGGCTAATCCGGTAACGGTATCTGCACAACCATAATATACTGCAATGCGACCCGTCTCTGCATCACAGAGAGATGCGCATGGGAAGCAGACATTAGGTACATCTCCTACACACTCGTAGAGCTCCTGAGGAGTAATCAAATACTGACCTGAACGGCCCAATACTTTCCACGGTTCATCCAAATCGAGCAAGGCTGCACCAAAAGCATAAACATATCCATTGCAGGAATGGAGCACACCATGATAAAGCAGCAACCAACCCTCGGAAGTCTCGATAGGCACCGGGCCAGCACCAATCTTCATGCACTGCCAAGCACTCTCCTCGAAAGCTGCAGGAGCCATCACATGACGATGATGCCCCCAATACTCCAAATCAGGTGACTCGCTATAGAAGATGTCACCGAAGGCAGTATGACCAGTATCACTCGGACGACTCAGCATGGCAAACTTGCCATTGATTTTGCGAGGAAACATCACACCATTGCGGTTGTAAGGCAAGAAAGCATTCTCCAACTGATGAAAGGTCTTGAAATCCTCTGTCCATGCCACACCAATCGTTGGTCCATGATAACCATTGCACCAGGTGACATAATACTTTTCGCCTATTTTGCACACACGAGGGTCGTAACCATAAACCCACTCTCCTACCTCAGGATCATCACACTCGAAATGGATGGTGTCCTCATCAATGTCCCAATGTACGGCATCCTTGCTGAAACCGGCATGAAGAGTCATACGACGATTCTTGTCATCACATCTGAATACACCTGCAAAACCATCCTTAAACTTAACTACTGCACTATTGAAGATACTATTGGAGTCGGGTAGCTGATTACGCTTGATAATAGGGTTCTGAGAATAGCGCCAGAGCGGCACGCTGCTGCTTTCTGGTCTGTCTTCCCAAGGAATGTTGGGAAGAGCAGAACCTATGATTTTAATTTCTTTCATTGTCGTTACTTTTTAGAAAAATCAATTAGTGACTTTTTTGGAAATCAATTAGAGACTGTTGAGCAAATCTACCTTACCATCATTGATGAGCTTGATGACCAACTCTCCGAAGAGGGTGTTCTGCCATGCAAACCAGGCACGGGTGTATTTCGAAGCATCATCCTTATGGAAAGATTCATGGATGAATCCCATCCCTGCATCGGTATTCAGGAGGGTCTTCATACACCAGCGAATCTCATCATCATTCTGGGCTGTGAAGCACTTCATCATGATAGACATCGGCCAAGGCATATCATAACCAATGTGAGGACCGCCGATACCCTCGCCTGCCTTACCACGGAAGAAACAAGGATTGTCCTCGCTCCATACGAAACGGCGGGTGTTCTGATAAATCGGATCATTCATCTCAACATCACCCAAATAGCCCATACCTAAAAGCGATGGAACATTGGCATCATCCATCAGAAGACGGTTGCCGAAACCATCTACCTCATACGCATAAATCTTGCCATATTTAGGATGATCATAGACTGCATATTTCTGCAGGGCATCCTTTACTTC from Segatella copri includes:
- a CDS encoding transposase, whose product is MNTGLDQYMDIFKDAVEDSAAKLTKSFEKILIEVIILFMVIPRKINFTQMGRYGSHVEQTYRNAFGLKKSKSIDWLKLNVSLAKRFFGKQGRWAIAIDPSYISKAGKKTPHIGRFWSGCAQSVKHGLEIMGIGLIDIDAKDCMMLKAHQSLSNKELSLRNKTMVDFYIGVIKRYRKELLKLSTLIVADAYFSTSTFVNGIKKEGFSLISRFRDAKGYTGLMDCQARDKWKLDFAFNASFTSLNVAKVTMKEMGMEYSMSSFKSLMTNIYLVKRIFKASGYTPNRTLISKIFKDLSCLQRTAA
- a CDS encoding glycoside hydrolase family 130 protein, yielding MKEIKIIGSALPNIPWEDRPESSSVPLWRYSQNPIIKRNQLPDSNSIFNSAVVKFKDGFAGVFRCDDKNRRMTLHAGFSKDAVHWDIDEDTIHFECDDPEVGEWVYGYDPRVCKIGEKYYVTWCNGYHGPTIGVAWTEDFKTFHQLENAFLPYNRNGVMFPRKINGKFAMLSRPSDTGHTAFGDIFYSESPDLEYWGHHRHVMAPAAFEESAWQCMKIGAGPVPIETSEGWLLLYHGVLHSCNGYVYAFGAALLDLDEPWKVLGRSGQYLITPQELYECVGDVPNVCFPCASLCDAETGRIAVYYGCADTVTGLAFGYVPEIIDFIRRTNIIK
- a CDS encoding transposase produces the protein MDIFKDAVEDSAAKLTKSFEKILIEVIILFMVIPRKINFTQMGRYGSHVEQTYRNAFGLKKSKSIDWLKLNVSLAKRFFGKQGRWAIAIDPSYISKAGKKTPHIGRFWSGCAQSVKHGLEIMGIGLIDIDAKDCMMLKAHQSLSNKELSLRSKTMVDFYIGVIKRYRKELLKLSTLIVADAYFSTSTFVNGIKKEGFSLISRFRDNACLFYVYAGPRTGKRGRPKTKDGKIDMKNLDLTRMEKMEMKDIEGTAYTLIACSKALSCKVRLVIWQMPNGKKKLFFSTDPSLSGEEVLLYYRTRFQIEFCFRDAKGYTGLMDCQARDKWKLDFAFNASFTSLNVAKVTMKEMGMKYSMSSFKSLMTNIYLVKRIFKASGYTPNRTLISKIFKDLSCLQRIAA
- a CDS encoding discoidin domain-containing protein, whose protein sequence is MRLNRLFSVAMLSIIFGGTASAQQPYGGCWHPEHVKNWSPETDKNAKFNRSKVPLAKRFKEPTLMKANKNQFYEGQVCNATILFPTCSSCPSQGANNFLGYQPTYWQYMDKLVYWAGSASEGIIIPPPAPSTDAAHQSGVKSLGQIFFPPYAFGGNQAWVREMLTKENGSYIFAKKLYEIAKYMGFDGWFINQESGGSTLSEWAGFIKEFNALADADGNSHMEIQWYDASGSPSPTILKSHKNTSQFLEYGANGDYRDQASQLGCTKEETFSKIYAGIQVVNSGHTGFSYYLNRSMPTTGHVGSIDLFCPEERIWKDNVKNLLGSDDTGPSAYAAIQKTFKNEEQMWVNQEGDPTVTSTTSWPGISNRVLERSTITNMPFVSSFCVGVGKHRFVEGKKEGTQDWYHSGVQSIMPTWRWWIENKGNLSASINWDDAYNYGSSMEVSGSLTTGDHLMRLYKTMIPVTAGGTLRLVYKTTTPGTLEMKLATESSTTPDVTLTDATVTEKNGWTIADYDLASLNGKTIYMIALNMKGETEVPYYQLKLGELAVLPAAYAPASVTVENLASTTTLGAEKSDVRLTWDYTYNDDFDHFDIYKKYENGERTLVGQTRGEAFYVPTFVRNGVDNFLEMEVVPVMKDMKQQPAKSIKLDYPKGTAPVVTFSLGKSYLEVGETTSITAKGTGKPTAWEWILPEGLEFKPGTPTNEETIFVVAKKPGKMKVTVKVTNVVGTSETTKQVIDVIAKEDAATVFNVVKDKKVVGFSNSTNYTETPWKIIDGVTYPYDTSDKWCTLQSDRWAIFDCQSAYRIYGFRIYDGNSGPESGVDQINNYKIQLSNDGETWTTVVDAENRVSESIKTDYIPPFKARYVKLIPEANGTLRIWEFEVYGSEDNNMSISVPSSEMKMNAGETQNIVLTYDLNGDPRDPKFSCRVKSTAGLKVGTITEDQANCTFTIPVTAVMKMGVEQLTITVDNGGTYKERVVNINIDSNTQPNILTGATAEVRHYQGDGGFGVTFDKYDIPGLTDGDKATETLEVIQDPSTHKDDTWAIFTAPDGKSWNLSKVAIHIPNNNKGTNDNDEAGIVNKEISIAVGNDINNLKRVKTFTDLGEVSELEYILPDFEETKYIAVICNLNPYFYPSLAEVEAYEQFAATGIENIENRPSASAVNGIYTINGMKINTLQKGINIIKMADGTTRKVVIK
- a CDS encoding transposase produces the protein MNTGLDQYMDIFKDAVEDSAAKLTKSFEKILIEVIILFMVIPRKINFTQMGRYGSHVEQTYRNAFGLKKSKSIDWLKLNVSLAKRFFGKQGRWAIAIDPSYISKAGKKTPHIGRFWSGCAQSVKHGLEIMGIGLIDIDAKDCMMLKAHQSLSNKELSLRNKTMVDFYISVIKRYRKELLKLSTLIVADAYFSTSTFVNGIKKEGFSLISRFRDNACLFYVYAGPRTGKRGRPKTKDGKIDMKNLDLTRMEKMEMKDIEGTAYTLIAYSKALRCKVRLVIWQMPNGKKKLFFSTDTSLSGEEVLLYYRTRFQIEFCFRDAKGYTGLMDCQARDKWKLDFAFNASFTSLNVAKVTMKEMGMKYSMSSFKSLMTNIYLVKRIFKASGYTPNRTLISKIFKDLSCLQRIAA